A region of Kineosporia sp. NBRC 101731 DNA encodes the following proteins:
- a CDS encoding SGNH/GDSL hydrolase family protein translates to MSRADRARRIAAAAAFGGGGIGAVGAAAYGLLLTEVQIARKVIGQPFGSAGPGGEGRYGDFPGEPVQLVMLGDSTSVGLGADHGYQTPGAVISAGLAAIARRPVEMRMYGRVGGQSWELEGQTVRALEEGAKPDVAVIMVGANDVTHRVKPQVAVRALEASVRRLRDAGVEVVVGTCPDLGTIQEIPHPLRYIAQRLSRQLAAAQTIATVEAGGATVSLADLLAGEFRNHRVDMFASDRFHPSATGYARVADVILPSVATALGYLPGERDRVPDYRRGEGIDDIAHAAVRAVDTAGTEVSGIEVSGAERGPRGRWAAFRRRRAPRTGDESVVAATGEASQNP, encoded by the coding sequence GTGAGTCGAGCCGACAGGGCACGGAGGATCGCAGCCGCGGCGGCCTTCGGCGGAGGGGGTATCGGCGCGGTGGGCGCGGCGGCCTACGGGCTGCTGCTGACCGAGGTGCAGATCGCGCGCAAGGTGATCGGCCAGCCCTTCGGTAGTGCCGGTCCCGGCGGTGAGGGGCGCTACGGAGACTTTCCCGGGGAACCCGTCCAGCTCGTCATGCTCGGTGACTCGACCTCGGTGGGCCTGGGGGCCGACCACGGCTACCAGACGCCCGGGGCGGTGATCTCGGCCGGACTGGCGGCGATCGCCCGGCGCCCGGTCGAGATGCGGATGTACGGACGGGTCGGCGGTCAGTCGTGGGAGCTGGAGGGCCAGACCGTGCGCGCCCTCGAAGAGGGGGCCAAACCCGACGTTGCGGTGATCATGGTCGGCGCGAACGACGTGACCCACCGGGTGAAGCCGCAGGTGGCGGTGCGCGCGCTCGAGGCGTCCGTGCGCCGGTTGCGCGACGCCGGCGTCGAGGTCGTCGTGGGCACCTGTCCCGACCTCGGAACCATCCAGGAAATCCCGCATCCACTGAGGTATATCGCGCAGCGGCTGAGTCGCCAGCTGGCGGCCGCGCAGACCATCGCCACGGTCGAGGCGGGCGGGGCGACGGTGTCGCTGGCCGACCTGCTGGCCGGTGAGTTCCGCAACCACCGGGTCGACATGTTCGCGAGCGACCGGTTCCACCCCTCGGCCACCGGCTACGCCCGGGTGGCCGACGTGATCCTCCCGAGCGTCGCGACCGCTCTGGGCTACCTGCCCGGCGAACGGGACCGGGTGCCCGACTACCGTCGCGGTGAGGGGATCGACGACATCGCGCATGCCGCGGTCCGGGCCGTCGACACCGCCGGTACCGAGGTGTCCGGCATCGAGGTCTCCGGAGCCGAGCGTGGCCCGCGGGGTCGCTGGGCGGCGTTCCGGCGGCGTCGTGCACCCCGGACGGGTGACGAGTCCGTGGTGGCCGCGACCGGAGAGGCATCACAAAACCCGTAG
- a CDS encoding glutamine synthetase family protein, with the protein MAAPLELDEFERLVSSGHVDTVVVTWTDPAGRLQGERVHARHFSGSVLTDGLNLGSAGLAVSPGALVLRPDPSTLRPAPWLAGSVMVQGDLFRADGLPVRTAPRQVLAAQVQDAADLGVVPTGAISVQFGVFGTSYAEAAGRNWSGLPRATGGSALGGTNVDEELLRDLRQTAYNSGLTVQTSHGTGVPGQYDVAFRHDGLIRTADHHVVFRTAATELAGRHDKALTFMARYDEGPGNGARISMSLRGLDGAFVFADSANQDFSDGRSAVLRSFVAGVLATLRDFTLLYAPTVNSYKRFRPGNSTITWGENGTAGALRVTGRGESLRVQNRVPGADVNPYLALAGMLAGGLYGIRAGLPLEQPLIGDPRAPGLARLPATLTAARQAFAGSDLARNAFGEDVVAMCLRAADAELAAFGAVVTDWERQRGFELQ; encoded by the coding sequence ATGGCCGCACCGTTGGAGCTGGACGAGTTCGAGCGTCTGGTGAGTTCGGGACACGTCGACACCGTGGTGGTGACGTGGACCGACCCGGCCGGACGGTTGCAGGGTGAGCGGGTGCACGCCCGGCACTTCTCCGGGTCGGTCCTTACCGACGGCCTGAACCTGGGGTCGGCGGGTCTGGCGGTGTCGCCCGGCGCCCTGGTGCTGCGGCCCGACCCGTCGACGTTGCGGCCCGCACCCTGGCTGGCCGGGTCGGTGATGGTGCAGGGCGACCTGTTCCGCGCCGACGGCCTGCCGGTGCGCACGGCTCCCCGGCAGGTGCTCGCGGCCCAGGTGCAGGATGCCGCCGACCTCGGGGTGGTGCCCACCGGCGCGATCTCCGTGCAGTTCGGCGTGTTCGGCACGAGCTACGCCGAGGCGGCCGGGCGGAACTGGTCCGGTCTGCCCCGGGCCACCGGCGGGAGTGCCCTGGGCGGCACCAACGTGGACGAGGAGCTCCTGCGCGATCTGCGCCAGACCGCCTACAACTCGGGGCTGACGGTGCAGACGTCACACGGCACCGGCGTGCCTGGGCAATACGACGTCGCCTTCCGGCACGACGGCCTGATCCGCACGGCCGACCATCACGTCGTGTTCCGCACCGCCGCGACCGAGCTGGCCGGGCGCCACGACAAGGCCCTGACCTTCATGGCGCGCTACGACGAAGGGCCCGGCAACGGGGCCCGGATCTCGATGAGCCTGCGCGGCCTGGACGGTGCGTTCGTCTTCGCCGACTCCGCCAACCAGGACTTCTCCGACGGGCGCAGCGCGGTCCTGCGCAGCTTCGTCGCCGGGGTGCTGGCCACCCTGCGCGACTTCACCCTGCTCTACGCGCCCACGGTGAACTCGTACAAGCGGTTCCGGCCCGGCAACAGCACGATCACCTGGGGTGAGAACGGAACGGCGGGCGCCCTGCGGGTGACTGGCCGGGGCGAGAGCCTGCGCGTGCAGAACCGGGTGCCCGGTGCCGACGTGAACCCCTATCTGGCCCTGGCCGGCATGCTCGCCGGGGGCCTGTACGGCATCCGCGCGGGCCTGCCCCTGGAACAACCACTGATCGGTGACCCCCGCGCCCCCGGTCTGGCCCGGCTGCCGGCCACCCTCACGGCCGCCCGTCAGGCTTTCGCCGGGTCCGACCTCGCCCGCAACGCCTTCGGTGAGGATGTCGTGGCCATGTGCCTGCGAGCGGCCGACGCCGAGCTCGCCGCGTTCGGCGCGGTGGTCACGGACTGGGAGCGGCAGCGGGGGTTCGAGCTGCAGTGA
- the cysC gene encoding adenylyl-sulfate kinase — translation MPEENSPALSWHPPQSLLEIAELVLTGALPVAPGIVEVPSDLGERLDAGAAVTLEDAEGTPVATLTRRVAGGPGSGEPVGAEPVGAGHVSLPEFTPLKPFTHGPARAARQAPAQVRAAFPEGAAVLAVPVTGLLTAAAVEEVRDRARQTGHHLLWIAVAGAGRKLRLPADGLWRAVRDVAAESGETAVLVAVPWLTHTDDAALLTAVARGYGATDVLTPETLEIPETPNGREGELHPAFAREYARAVPPPHRRGLTLFFTGLSGSGKSTVAKALAERLLDHTTRTVSLLDGDEVRRMLSAGLTFSRADRDLNIRRIGYVAAEITRHGGLAVCAPIAPFEAVRAQVRTEVQQAGDFVLVHVATPLEECERRDRKGLYAKARRGEIADFTGISSPYEIPVDPELRIDTTGITVEDAVDQVWSLLTERGYLTAPPNRS, via the coding sequence GTGCCCGAAGAAAACAGCCCCGCCCTCAGCTGGCACCCGCCGCAGTCGTTGCTGGAGATCGCCGAGCTCGTGCTGACCGGTGCCTTACCGGTCGCTCCGGGCATCGTGGAGGTGCCCTCGGATCTGGGGGAGCGCCTGGACGCCGGTGCGGCGGTCACGCTCGAGGATGCCGAGGGGACGCCGGTGGCCACCCTGACGCGCCGGGTGGCGGGAGGACCGGGTTCCGGGGAGCCGGTGGGTGCGGAACCGGTGGGCGCCGGGCACGTGTCGCTGCCCGAGTTCACACCGTTGAAGCCGTTCACCCACGGCCCGGCGCGGGCGGCCCGACAGGCCCCCGCCCAGGTACGGGCCGCTTTCCCGGAGGGCGCCGCGGTCCTGGCCGTGCCGGTCACCGGGCTGCTCACCGCAGCGGCCGTGGAAGAGGTGCGCGATCGGGCCCGGCAGACCGGGCACCACCTGCTCTGGATCGCCGTGGCCGGGGCCGGTCGCAAGCTTCGGCTGCCGGCCGACGGCCTCTGGCGGGCCGTGCGGGACGTGGCCGCCGAGTCGGGTGAGACGGCCGTGCTGGTCGCGGTGCCCTGGCTCACCCACACCGACGACGCGGCGCTGCTCACGGCTGTCGCCCGGGGTTACGGGGCCACCGACGTGCTGACCCCGGAAACCCTGGAGATCCCGGAGACCCCGAACGGCCGGGAGGGCGAACTGCACCCGGCCTTTGCCCGTGAGTACGCCCGCGCGGTGCCCCCGCCCCACCGCCGGGGCCTGACCCTGTTCTTCACCGGCCTGTCCGGCTCGGGCAAGTCGACGGTGGCCAAGGCCCTGGCCGAACGGCTGCTCGACCACACCACGCGCACCGTGTCACTGCTCGACGGTGACGAGGTACGCCGCATGCTCTCGGCCGGGCTCACCTTCAGCCGGGCCGACCGCGACCTGAACATCCGGCGCATCGGCTACGTCGCCGCCGAGATCACCCGGCACGGCGGCCTGGCGGTCTGCGCGCCGATCGCGCCGTTCGAGGCAGTGCGTGCGCAGGTGCGGACCGAGGTCCAGCAGGCCGGTGACTTCGTGCTCGTGCACGTCGCCACCCCGCTCGAGGAGTGCGAGCGCCGCGACCGCAAGGGCCTGTACGCCAAGGCCCGGCGGGGCGAGATCGCTGATTTCACCGGGATCTCCTCGCCCTATGAGATCCCGGTCGATCCCGAACTGCGCATCGACACCACCGGCATCACCGTCGAGGACGCGGTCGACCAGGTCTGGTCGCTGCTGACCGAGCGCGGCTACCTGACGGCACCACCGAACCGTTCGTGA
- a CDS encoding cystathionine beta-synthase — protein MKYAESIVELMGNTPLVRLGRIAEHVAPLVLAKVEYLNPGGSVKDRIALRMIEAAERDGLLRPGGTIVEPTSGNTGVGLALVAQRKGYKCVFVCPDKVSKDKRDVLAAYGAEVVVCPTAVEPDHPDSYYSVSDRLVKEIDGAWKPNQYANPEGPASHFATTGPEIWNDTDGKVTHFVAGVGTGGTITGTGRFLKEASEGRVKVIGADPEGSVYSGGTGRPYLVEGVGEDFWPSAYDPSIPDEIIAVSDADSFAMTRRLAKEEGLLVGGSCGMAVVAALRAAEKLTKDDVLVVLLPDGGRGYLGKIFNDQWMASYGFLSQDGGMTVGDVLHAKAGDLPALVHTHPTETVRDAIEILREYSVSQMPVVKAEPPVMAGEVAGSVSERDLLEAVFTGRANLADPVEKHMSAPLPLVGAGEPVEVVRKSLEQVDAVMVVADGKPTGVLTRLDLLGVYAG, from the coding sequence GTGAAGTACGCAGAATCGATCGTTGAGCTGATGGGCAATACTCCGCTGGTCCGGCTGGGCCGGATCGCCGAGCACGTGGCACCCCTCGTGCTGGCCAAGGTGGAGTACCTGAACCCGGGCGGATCCGTGAAGGACCGCATCGCGTTGAGGATGATCGAGGCCGCCGAGAGGGACGGGCTGCTACGCCCGGGCGGCACGATCGTCGAGCCCACCTCCGGAAACACCGGGGTCGGCCTGGCGCTCGTGGCCCAGCGCAAGGGCTACAAGTGTGTGTTCGTCTGCCCGGACAAGGTCAGCAAGGACAAGCGCGACGTGCTGGCCGCCTACGGCGCCGAGGTAGTGGTCTGCCCGACCGCGGTGGAACCCGACCACCCGGACTCCTACTACTCGGTCTCGGACCGGCTGGTGAAGGAGATCGACGGCGCCTGGAAACCGAACCAGTACGCCAACCCCGAGGGACCGGCGAGCCACTTCGCCACCACCGGCCCGGAGATCTGGAACGACACTGACGGCAAGGTGACGCATTTCGTCGCCGGTGTCGGTACCGGTGGCACGATCACCGGTACCGGCCGCTTCCTCAAGGAAGCGTCCGAAGGACGCGTGAAAGTGATCGGGGCGGACCCCGAGGGATCCGTCTACTCCGGGGGCACCGGGCGTCCCTACTTGGTCGAAGGTGTGGGAGAAGACTTCTGGCCCAGCGCCTACGACCCGTCGATCCCCGACGAGATCATCGCGGTCTCCGACGCCGACTCGTTCGCCATGACCCGTCGTCTGGCCAAGGAGGAGGGACTGCTGGTCGGTGGTTCCTGCGGCATGGCCGTGGTGGCCGCGCTGCGCGCCGCCGAGAAGCTGACGAAGGACGACGTGCTGGTCGTGCTGCTTCCCGATGGTGGACGCGGTTACCTCGGCAAGATCTTCAACGACCAGTGGATGGCCTCCTACGGTTTCCTCAGCCAGGACGGCGGCATGACCGTCGGCGACGTGCTCCACGCGAAGGCCGGTGACCTGCCCGCCCTGGTGCACACCCATCCCACCGAGACGGTGCGCGACGCCATCGAGATCCTGCGCGAGTACAGCGTCTCGCAGATGCCCGTGGTGAAGGCCGAGCCGCCGGTGATGGCGGGTGAGGTGGCCGGGTCGGTCAGCGAGCGCGATCTCCTCGAGGCCGTGTTCACCGGCCGGGCGAACCTCGCCGACCCGGTCGAGAAGCACATGTCCGCGCCGCTTCCCCTGGTCGGCGCAGGAGAACCCGTCGAAGTGGTCAGGAAGTCGCTGGAGCAGGTCGATGCCGTGATGGTGGTCGCGGACGGCAAGCCGACCGGCGTGCTCACCCGTTTGGATCTGCTGGGCGTCTACGCCGGCTGA
- a CDS encoding PAS domain S-box protein has product MIDPVLPLDSSATTTFVPPTNGGHSLIDLLWRNSEASMMVVDSHRVVRLANPAATPLLGALGVAVGDRVERFAQQVRPVRTGPDGRPLVDEAVELAPLARVLAGATLSRELVSARLLREGEPRRMMLSGQPVELDDGTFGALMIWTDITDSWQFAERSRNELDRLARLLEGASDYAIIMLDRGGQVHSWSAAAERMQGYRSDEAIGLPYASFFDAADQAHGVPAQILADAAVLGKIHVEGKRVRRDGSVFWAHASISAMRDDRGRLQGYVKVTHDVSEQRASEQASQELTELLEERVAERTVQLEQKNADLAAVNSELEAFSYSVSHDLRAPLRAMSGFARIMAEEYGGQMSPEALQYLTKITDNAEHMGNLIDALLSFSRMQRQQMQSQPIDMGMLAQECWNSLESAREGRSIEFVLAPLPPAYGDRRLIRQVWMNLLDNAIKYTGRKDTARVEVRAEVAEEDEKPSGGPDPRMVPDTVMYLVKDNGAGFDMRYADKIGQVFQRLHHNDEFIGTGIGLALSQRIVQRHGGQLSAVGEPGVGATMGFTLPAPGGELR; this is encoded by the coding sequence GTGATCGACCCGGTGCTGCCCCTGGATTCCTCCGCAACAACGACTTTCGTTCCACCGACCAATGGTGGGCACTCACTGATCGATCTGTTGTGGCGTAATTCCGAGGCATCCATGATGGTCGTGGACTCCCACCGGGTGGTGCGGCTCGCCAATCCGGCCGCGACCCCTCTGCTGGGTGCCCTGGGGGTCGCCGTCGGCGATCGGGTCGAACGGTTCGCGCAGCAGGTGCGCCCCGTGCGCACCGGGCCCGACGGGCGTCCCCTGGTCGACGAAGCGGTTGAACTGGCACCTCTGGCCAGGGTTCTGGCGGGTGCCACACTGTCGCGGGAGCTGGTGAGCGCTCGCCTGCTGCGGGAGGGGGAACCGCGCCGGATGATGCTGTCGGGCCAGCCGGTCGAGCTGGACGACGGCACTTTCGGTGCACTGATGATCTGGACCGACATCACCGACAGCTGGCAGTTCGCCGAACGCAGCCGTAACGAGCTGGACCGGCTCGCCCGTCTGCTCGAGGGGGCCTCGGACTACGCGATCATCATGCTCGACCGCGGCGGCCAGGTACACAGCTGGAGCGCCGCGGCCGAGCGGATGCAGGGGTACCGCAGCGACGAGGCGATCGGTCTGCCCTACGCCTCGTTCTTCGACGCGGCCGACCAGGCCCACGGGGTGCCGGCCCAGATCCTGGCCGATGCCGCGGTCCTGGGGAAGATTCATGTCGAGGGCAAGCGGGTGCGACGTGACGGCTCGGTGTTCTGGGCGCACGCGTCGATCTCGGCGATGCGCGACGATCGGGGTCGGCTCCAGGGATACGTCAAGGTCACCCACGACGTCTCCGAGCAGCGGGCGTCCGAGCAGGCCAGCCAGGAGCTGACCGAGCTGCTGGAGGAGCGCGTGGCCGAGCGCACCGTGCAGCTGGAGCAGAAGAACGCCGACCTGGCTGCGGTCAATTCCGAATTGGAGGCGTTCTCCTACAGCGTCTCCCACGACCTGCGGGCACCTCTGCGGGCGATGAGCGGTTTTGCCCGGATCATGGCGGAGGAGTACGGCGGTCAGATGTCGCCCGAGGCTCTGCAGTATCTCACCAAGATCACCGATAATGCCGAGCACATGGGTAATCTCATCGATGCCCTGCTGTCGTTCTCGCGCATGCAGCGCCAGCAGATGCAGTCGCAGCCGATCGACATGGGGATGCTGGCCCAGGAGTGCTGGAACTCGCTGGAGTCGGCCCGTGAGGGCCGCTCGATCGAGTTCGTGCTGGCCCCGCTGCCGCCGGCCTACGGGGATCGCCGGCTGATCCGGCAGGTGTGGATGAATCTGCTGGACAACGCCATCAAGTACACCGGCAGGAAGGACACGGCCCGGGTCGAGGTGCGGGCCGAGGTTGCCGAGGAGGACGAGAAGCCCAGCGGCGGGCCGGATCCGCGGATGGTTCCGGACACCGTGATGTATCTGGTGAAGGACAACGGGGCGGGGTTCGACATGCGGTACGCGGACAAGATCGGGCAGGTGTTCCAGCGGCTTCACCACAACGACGAGTTCATCGGGACCGGCATCGGCCTGGCCCTCTCCCAGCGCATCGTGCAGCGGCACGGCGGTCAGTTGTCTGCCGTGGGCGAGCCGGGGGTGGGCGCGACGATGGGTTTCACCCTTCCCGCGCCGGGAGGTGAGCTGCGGTGA
- a CDS encoding Bax inhibitor-1/YccA family protein: MESRNPVFGRSEQFARGGYATFDTRTPTADDLQGMYESPSARSRNTDRMTIDDVVVRTASLFAVLLVAAAGVFALIEPSDPILLPVTFGGAIVGFVLSLVISFSKKIRPALMFVYAAAEGLFVGGISLVFNSFQDGIVMQAVLGTLGAFVSMLALYKFNVVRATPKFTRVLMIAGVGYMAFAVINLLVSVITGNNAYDSPLGWLIAGFGVALASFFLILDFDFVEQGIRNGLPQEFAWTAAFGLLVTLVWLYVEILRLLAILRGDD, translated from the coding sequence ATGGAAAGCAGAAACCCTGTCTTCGGGCGCAGTGAGCAGTTTGCCCGTGGGGGTTACGCGACGTTCGACACGCGCACGCCGACCGCCGATGACCTGCAGGGGATGTACGAGAGCCCGTCGGCGAGGTCGCGTAACACCGACCGCATGACCATCGACGACGTGGTGGTGCGCACCGCATCACTGTTCGCCGTGCTGCTCGTGGCGGCCGCTGGCGTGTTCGCACTGATCGAGCCGAGTGACCCGATCCTGTTGCCGGTGACCTTCGGTGGCGCGATCGTCGGGTTCGTGCTGAGCCTGGTGATCTCGTTCAGCAAGAAGATCCGCCCGGCCCTGATGTTCGTCTATGCGGCGGCCGAGGGCCTCTTCGTCGGCGGCATCAGCCTGGTCTTCAACTCGTTCCAAGACGGCATCGTCATGCAGGCCGTGCTGGGCACCCTGGGTGCCTTCGTCTCGATGCTGGCGTTGTACAAGTTCAACGTCGTGCGCGCCACCCCCAAGTTCACCCGCGTGCTGATGATCGCCGGCGTCGGGTACATGGCGTTCGCCGTGATCAACCTGCTGGTCAGCGTGATCACCGGCAACAACGCGTACGACAGCCCGCTGGGCTGGCTGATCGCCGGCTTCGGCGTGGCCCTCGCCTCGTTCTTCCTGATCCTCGACTTCGACTTCGTCGAGCAGGGCATCCGCAACGGACTGCCCCAGGAGTTCGCCTGGACGGCCGCCTTCGGCCTCCTGGTGACGCTGGTCTGGCTCTATGTCGAGATCCTGCGTCTTCTCGCGATCCTGCGCGGCGACGACTGA
- a CDS encoding response regulator — protein sequence MARLLVVEDDPDVRDLISMRLVMVGHRVIAMPDADLALDSVDQFGAPDAYVLDVGLPGMDGFDLLTRLRRGHEDIPAIFVSASARERDILRGHELGAAYLTKPFAAHALLDAVDEAITGRPIPSVTEHAW from the coding sequence GTGGCCCGACTGCTGGTGGTCGAGGACGACCCGGATGTGCGTGACCTGATCTCCATGCGACTGGTCATGGTCGGGCACCGCGTCATCGCGATGCCCGACGCCGACCTGGCGCTCGACTCCGTGGACCAGTTCGGCGCGCCGGACGCCTACGTCCTGGACGTCGGCCTGCCCGGCATGGACGGCTTCGACCTGCTCACCCGGCTGCGCCGGGGGCACGAGGACATCCCGGCCATCTTCGTTTCCGCCTCCGCGCGGGAACGCGACATCCTGCGGGGGCACGAGCTCGGTGCCGCCTACCTGACCAAACCGTTCGCCGCCCACGCCCTGCTGGACGCGGTGGACGAGGCAATCACCGGACGTCCCATCCCCTCGGTCACCGAACATGCCTGGTGA